A genome region from Pseudomonas helmanticensis includes the following:
- a CDS encoding LLM class flavin-dependent oxidoreductase, giving the protein MSATKKKILLNAFNMNCIGHINHGLWTHPRDTSTRYNTIEYWTELAQLLERGLFDGLFIADIVGVYDVYQNSVDVPLKESIQLPVNDPLLLVSAMAAVTKNLGFGLTANLTYEPPYLFARRMSTLDHLSRGRVGWNIVTGYLDSAAKAMGLSEQVEHDRRYDQADEYLQVLYKLWEGSWENGAVLNDREQRIYAQPEKVHKVEHKGEFYQVEGYHLCEPSPQRTPVLFQAGSSDRGLLFAGRHAECVFISGQNKPSTKVQVDKVRASAVEAGRNPEDIKVLMGLNVIVGATEEAAWAKHAEYLSYASAEAGVAHFSASTGIDFSQYEIDEPIQYVKSNAIQSATKNLQNNDWTRRKLLDQHALGGRYITVVGSPEQVADELESWIAETGLDGFNLTRIVTPESYVDFIELVIPELQRRGSYKTSYDSGSLREKLFHGEAQLPEQHTGSHYRQ; this is encoded by the coding sequence ATGAGCGCTACGAAAAAGAAGATCCTGCTGAACGCGTTCAACATGAACTGCATCGGCCATATCAACCATGGCTTGTGGACGCATCCGCGCGATACCTCGACCCGCTACAACACGATTGAATACTGGACCGAACTGGCACAGTTGCTCGAGCGTGGGCTGTTCGACGGATTGTTCATCGCCGACATCGTCGGCGTGTACGACGTCTACCAGAATTCGGTCGATGTGCCGCTGAAAGAGTCGATCCAGTTGCCGGTCAACGACCCACTGCTGCTGGTTTCGGCCATGGCTGCGGTAACCAAGAACCTTGGCTTCGGCCTCACCGCCAACCTCACCTACGAGCCGCCGTATCTGTTCGCCCGCCGCATGTCCACGCTCGATCATCTGAGTCGCGGCCGCGTGGGCTGGAACATCGTCACCGGTTACCTCGACAGCGCTGCGAAAGCCATGGGCCTGAGCGAGCAAGTCGAACATGACCGTCGCTACGATCAGGCCGATGAGTACCTGCAAGTGCTCTACAAACTCTGGGAGGGCAGTTGGGAAAACGGCGCGGTGCTCAATGACCGCGAGCAACGCATCTATGCGCAGCCGGAGAAAGTGCACAAGGTCGAGCACAAGGGCGAGTTCTATCAGGTCGAGGGTTATCACCTCTGCGAGCCGTCGCCGCAGCGTACGCCAGTGCTGTTTCAGGCCGGCAGTTCCGATCGCGGTTTGCTCTTTGCCGGGCGTCACGCCGAGTGCGTGTTCATCAGCGGCCAGAACAAGCCATCGACCAAGGTTCAGGTCGACAAAGTGCGCGCCAGCGCTGTTGAAGCGGGGCGCAATCCTGAGGACATCAAGGTGCTCATGGGCCTTAACGTGATTGTCGGCGCGACTGAAGAAGCCGCGTGGGCCAAGCACGCCGAGTATCTCAGCTACGCCAGCGCCGAGGCCGGCGTCGCACATTTCTCGGCGTCGACCGGTATCGACTTCTCCCAATACGAAATCGACGAACCGATCCAGTACGTAAAGAGCAACGCCATTCAGTCAGCGACGAAAAATCTGCAGAACAACGACTGGACCCGCCGCAAGTTACTCGACCAGCACGCCCTCGGTGGTCGCTACATCACCGTGGTCGGATCGCCTGAGCAAGTGGCGGACGAGCTGGAATCGTGGATCGCAGAAACCGGTCTCGATGGTTTCAATTTGACCCGGATTGTTACGCCAGAGAGCTATGTCGATTTCATTGAACTGGTGATTCCCGAGTTGCAGCGGCGCGGGTCGTACAAGACCTCGTATGACAGCGGCAGCTTGCGCGAGAAGCTGTTTCACGGGGAGGCGCAGCTACCTGAGCAGCACACCGGCTCCCACTATCGCCAATAA
- a CDS encoding MetQ/NlpA family ABC transporter substrate-binding protein encodes MTKKTLSHPVKALALALGLFSSAIFAADAPLKIGTTAAFAIPLEAAVEEASKQGLKVELVEFTDWIAPNVSLAAGDIDVNYFQHIPFLENAKAAAGFDLVPFAPGIINNVGLYSKKYKSFDELPEGASVAIANDPINSGRGLQLLAKAGLITLKPGVGYKATEDDIVANPKKIKILQVEAVQLVRAYDDADLVQGYPAYIRLAKTFDAGSALLFDGLDHKEYVIQFVIQPKSKTDPRLIKFVDIYQHSPVVRAALDKAHGKLYQAGWES; translated from the coding sequence ATGACCAAGAAAACTCTGTCCCACCCAGTCAAAGCACTGGCCCTGGCCCTCGGCCTGTTCAGCTCTGCGATCTTCGCCGCTGACGCCCCACTGAAAATCGGCACCACCGCCGCCTTCGCCATCCCTCTGGAAGCCGCCGTCGAAGAAGCCTCCAAACAGGGCCTGAAGGTCGAGCTGGTGGAGTTCACCGACTGGATCGCGCCGAACGTCAGCCTCGCCGCCGGCGACATCGACGTGAATTACTTCCAGCACATCCCGTTCCTCGAAAACGCCAAGGCTGCCGCCGGTTTTGACCTGGTGCCGTTCGCGCCGGGGATCATCAATAACGTCGGCCTCTACTCGAAAAAATACAAAAGCTTCGATGAGCTGCCAGAGGGCGCCAGCGTCGCTATCGCCAACGATCCGATCAACAGCGGTCGCGGTCTGCAATTGCTCGCCAAGGCTGGTTTGATCACGCTGAAACCGGGTGTCGGCTACAAGGCCACCGAAGACGACATCGTCGCCAACCCGAAGAAAATCAAAATCCTTCAAGTCGAGGCCGTGCAACTGGTACGCGCCTATGACGACGCCGATCTGGTCCAGGGTTATCCGGCCTACATTCGTCTGGCGAAGACCTTCGATGCCGGTTCCGCGCTGCTGTTCGACGGTCTCGATCACAAGGAATACGTGATCCAGTTCGTCATCCAGCCGAAGAGCAAAACCGACCCGCGCCTGATCAAATTCGTCGACATCTACCAGCATTCGCCAGTCGTTCGCGCAGCGCTGGATAAGGCCCACGGCAAGCTGTATCAAGCCGGTTGGGAAAGCTGA